A single genomic interval of Cucumis sativus cultivar 9930 chromosome 7, Cucumber_9930_V3, whole genome shotgun sequence harbors:
- the LOC101222183 gene encoding LOW QUALITY PROTEIN: exopolygalacturonase (The sequence of the model RefSeq protein was modified relative to this genomic sequence to represent the inferred CDS: deleted 1 base in 1 codon) — MGMIKYSNLLITTFLMSLLSFTIESQSHVDVIFPLRKYGNIVSGDDVTEALKDAWNDACASVRPSAVVIRDGIFKLREGEFKGPCKSPIEIRVRGTLQAPKHPHGDSWITFAYVDRMTISGKGVFDGQGKAGWEKNDCHKRIDCVNLPISLRFDFITNSIVRGITSLDSKNFHVNILGCNNLTFQGVNIIAPEDSPNTDGIHIGRSIGISILKSRIATGDDCISLGDGSKRVKITNVTCGPGHGISIGSLGKYTNEEPVDDVEVKNCTIMNTTNGVRIKTWPSSPVAGIATNMHFSDITMINVSNPILIDQEYCPWNQCNREIPSNIKINNVSFKNIKGSSATPVAVKLICSSNQPCEEVKVANIDLVYNGINGPVTSQCMNVKPIISGIQNPSICSSSYTTASK, encoded by the exons ATGGGTATGATTAAGTATTCGAACTTATTGATTACTACATTCTTGATGTCATTGCTATCATTTACTATTGAGTCTCAATCTCATGTTGACGTTATTTTTCCTTTGAGGAAGTATGGTAATATTGTGTCTGGTGATGATGTCACTGAG GCTTTGAAAGATGCATGGAATGACGCATGTGCATCTGTTCGTCCAAGTGCGGTGGTTATTCGAGAtggaatatttaaattaagagaAGGAGAATTTAAAGGCCCTTGCAAGAGCCCTATTGAAATTCGAGTTCGTGGAACATTGCAGGCTCCAAAACACCCTCATGGAGATAGTTGGATTACTTTTGCATATGTTGATAGAATGACAATATCAGGCAAAGGAGTTTTTGATGGCCAAGGAAAGGCGGGTTGGGAAAAGAATGATTGTCATAAACGTATAGATTGTGTTAACCTCCCTATT AGTTTAAGATTCGACTTCATTACCAATTCAATTGTGAGGGGAATAACATCACTCGATAGCAAAAACTTCCATGTCAACATCCTAGGGTGCAACAATCTTACATTCCAAGGTGTCAACATAATTGCACCAGAAGATAGTCCCAACACAGATGGAATACACATTGGTCGATCAATTGGGATCTCAATCTTAAAATCTCGAATAGCAACAGGAGATGATTGCATCTCACTTGGAGATGGAAGCAAACGAGTGAAAATCACCAATGTGACATGTGGGCCAGGTCATGGAATAAGCATAGGAAGTCTTGGAAAATACACTAACGAAGAACCTGTTGACGATGTCGAAGTAAAGAATTGCACAATAATGAACACCACTAATGGTGTTAGGATCAAAACATGGCCATCCTCTCCTGTTGCTGGTATTGCCACCAACATGCATTTTTCAGACATTACAATGATCAACGTTAGCAACCCAATTCTCATAGACCAAGAGTACTGTCCATGGAATCAGTGCAATCGCGAG aTTCCGTCAAATATTAAGATTAATAACGTGAGCTTCAAGAACATTAAAGGAAGTTCTGCAACTCCAGTGGCAGTCAAACTTATTTGTAGTAGCAACCAACCATGTGAAGAAGTAAAAGTAGCCAACATTGACCTTGTTTATAATGGAATAAATGGTCCGGTTACATCTCAATGCATGAATGTGAAACCAATCATTTCAGGAATACAA AATCCTTCGATTTGCTCTTCTTCTTACACTACCGCTTCAAAATAA
- the LOC105436224 gene encoding zinc finger protein ZAT3, protein MNPHFNSLSITTTTSSPIDLTIIPFQPSSTSSFDDSSLPNPRRPRKKRSRTQTHDHHHYSTLLTTTSKSKYTKKPDPNAPKITRPCTECGKKFWSDKALFGHMRCHPERQWRGIIPPVNYRRPVSASPNFSPNVEHSSNSFTEEDQDIANSLLMLANGPNFSISRVSDSRFECSSCKKVFGSHQALGGHRASHKNVRGCFAMARSDEEETEDEITLFGDFGRHERSFNLENEMSMMILGTENHEKRFQWENNAATDQERFVNLDLNLPAPLEDDSSSSYSSSLTLDLRLGL, encoded by the coding sequence ATGAATCCGCATTTCAACTCCCTCTCCATTACCACTACTACCAGCTCTCCTATCGACCTCACCATTATTCCTTTCCAACCTTCTTCTACCTCCTCTTTCGACGACTCATCCTTACCCAACCCCCGTCGTCCTCGCAAGAAACGCTCAAGAACCCAAACCCACGACCACCACCACTACTCCACCCTTCTCACCACCACTTCTAAATCTAAGTACACCAAGAAACCCGATCCTAATGCACCCAAGATCACTCGTCCATGTACTGAGTGCGGGAAGAAGTTTTGGTCCGATAAAGCGCTTTTCGGTCACATGAGGTGTCATCCTGAACGTCAATGGCGTGGGATTATTCCCCCTGTTAATTACCGTCGTCCCGTTTCGGCTTCTCCTAATTTTAGCCCTAATGTCGAACACTCTTCTAATTCCTTTACTGAAGAAGATCAAGACATTGCTAATTCTTTATTAATGCTTGCCAATGGCCCTAATTTCTCCATTTCTAGGGTTTCTGACTCTCGGTTTGAATGTTCGAGTTGTAAGAAAGTGTTTGGATCGCATCAAGCACTTGGGGGGCATAGAGCAAGTCATAAGAATGTAAGAGGCTGTTTTGCTATGGCAAGGAGcgatgaagaagaaacagaagaTGAAATTACTCTCTTTGGGGATTTTGGACGCCATGAAAGGAGTTTTAATCTGGAGAATGAAATGTCGATGATGATTTTAGGGACAGAAAACCATGAGAAGAGATTCCAATGGGAGAATAATGCAGCTACTGATCAGGAGAGATTTGTTAATTTGGATTTAAACTTGCCTGCTCCTCTTGAAGATGATTCCTCTTCTTCATATTCTTCAAGCCTCACTCTGGATCTCAGGTTGGGTCTTTGA
- the LOC101217754 gene encoding pentatricopeptide repeat-containing protein At2g17140, which translates to MPMDRAAKLSKAIYLNSNNPNLAWLLFKRILSSPIPASSSFFKPSLQSVPAIARILITAKMHPQIDHLHQLLLSQHRDFAHPSGFSLVRTLADLGLLENAISQFRSLRDRFPHDPPPISFYNLLFRCSLKESRVDCVIWLYKDMAVARVKPQTYTFNLLISALCEMGYLENAREVFDKMSEKGCKPNEFSLGILVRGYCRAGLHSHGIDLLDEMRSSGALPNRVAYNTVISSLCGEGQTVEAEKLVEKMREVGLSPDIVTFNCRIAALCKSGQILEASRIFRDMQIDEEMGLPKPNTVTYNLMLEGFCSEGMFEEARAIFDSMKNSETLSLRSYNIWMLGLVRSGKLLEAHLILNEMAEKNIKPNLYSYNILVHGLCKYGMFSDARSILGLMRESGVAPDTVTYSTLLHGYCRRGKILEANYVLREMIQVGCFPNMYTCNILLHSLWKEGRASEAEDLLQMMNERGYGLDNVTCNTMINGLCKAGNLDKAIEIVSGMWTRGSASLGNLGNSFIDLFDIRNNGKKCLPDSITYATIIGGLCKVGRVDEAKKKLLEMIGKKLSPDSLIFDTFIYNYCKQGKLSSAFRVLKEMEKKGCNKSLRTYNSLIQGLGSENQIFEIYGLMDEMKERGIFPNVYTYNNIISCLSEGGKLKDATCLLDEMLQKGISPNIYTFRILIGAFFKACDFGAAQELFEIALSLCGHKESLYSFMFNELLAGGETLKAKELFEAALDRSLALKNFLYRDLIEKLCKDGKLDDASFILHKMMDKQYSFDPASFMPVIDELGKRGSKHAADEFAERMMEMASETDFNEHENKNIRGRLNNNDESDWQKIVHRNDGSGIAQKTLKRVLKGWGQGSIATSQPQKFSTRDHWDGDA; encoded by the exons ATGCCAATGGACCGAGCAGCCAAGCTCTCGAAAGCCATTTACCTTAATTCTAACAATCCTAACCTAGCATGGCTTCTCTTCAAGCGAATCCTCTCTTCCCCGATCCccgcttcttcttccttcttcaagCCCTCTCTTCAATCTGTACCCGCTATTGCCCGTATCCTCATCACTGCAAAAATGCACCCACAGATCGATCACCTTCACCAACTCCTCTTGTCGCAGCACCGGGACTTTGCTCATCCATCTGGATTTTCACTTGTTCGAACGTTGGCTGATTTGGGTCTCCTTGAAAACGCCATTTCTCAGTTTCGATCGCTTCGAGACAGGTTTCCTCATGACCCTCCTcctatttctttctataatCTTCTGTTTCGGTGTTCTTTGAAGGAAAGCCGTGTTGATTGTGTGATTTGGCTATATAAGGATATGGCTGTTGCGAGAGTTAAACCACAAacttatacttttaatttgcTGATAAGTGCGCTTTGCGAAATGGGGTACTTGGAGAATGCACGAGaagtgtttgataaaatgtctGAAAAAGGGTGTAAGCCTAATGAGTTTAGTCTTGGGATTTTGGTTCGTGGGTATTGTAGAGCTGGTCTCCATTCTCATGGGATTGATCTTTTGGACGAGATGAGGAGCTCTGGTGCTTTGCCTAATAGGGTTGCGTACAATACTGTGATATCTTCTCTCTGTGGAGAAGGTCAGACTGTGGAGGCTGAGAAATTGGTGGAAAAGATGAGAGAGGTTGGTCTTTCTCCAGATATTGTAACTTTCAATTGTAGAATTGCTGCCCTCTGTAAATCTGGGCAAATTTTAGAAGCTTCCAGAATTTTTAGAGATATGCAAATAGATGAAGAGATGGGGTTACCGAAGCCTAATACCGtaacatataatttaatgCTAGAAGGATTTTGTAGTGAAGGAATGTTCGAGGAAGCTAGGGCTATTTTTGATTCTATGAAAAATTCTGAAACTCTGAGCTTGAGAAGCTATAACATATGGATGTTAGGATTGGTTAGAAGTGGAAAGCTCCTTGAAGCTCATTTAATTCTTAATGAGATGGcagaaaagaatataaaacCCAATCTCTACTCCTACAACATTTTGGTACATGGACTTTGTAAATATGGAATGTTTTCTGATGCAAGATCTATATTAGGCCTAATGAGAGAGAGTGGTGTTGCTCCAGATACTGTAACTTATAGTACCTTACTGCATGGATACTGTAGGAGAGGAAAGATACTTGAAGCCAACTATGTTCTTCGTGAAATGATACAGGTTGGTTGCTTTCCCAATATGTATACTTGTAACATCCTACTTCACAGCCTGTGGAAAGAGGGGAGGGCATCAGAGGCGGAAGACTTGCTGCAAATGATGAATGAAAGAGGTTATGGGTTGGATAATGTAACTTGTAATACAATGATTAATGGCCTCTGTAAAGCTGGGAATCTGGACAAAGCTATTGAAATAGTGAGTGGCATGTGGACACGTGGAAGTGCTTCTCTTGGTAATCTAGGGAACTCTTTTATTGATCTTTTTGATATTCGTAATAATGGGAAGAAGTGTTTGCCAGACTCGATCACATATGCAACCATAATAGGTGGATTATGTAAGGTAGGGCGGGTTGATGAAGCAAAAAAGAAGCTTCTGGAGATGATTGGGAAAAAGTTATCTCCTGATTCACTAATATTTGAtactttcatatataattactGTAAACAAGGTAAGTTATCGTCTGCTTTTAGAGTTCTcaaagaaatggagaaaaaaggTTGCAACAAGAGCCTTCGAACATATAATTCACTGATCCAGGGTTTAGGTagtgaaaatcaaatatttgaaatatatggaTTGATGGATGAgatgaaagaaagaggaatTTTTCCTAACGTGTACACttataataacattattaGCTGCCTATCTGAAGGTGGGAAACTCAAAGATGCCACTTGTCTTTTGGATGAAATGCTGCAGAAGGGGATATCtcctaatatatatacttttaggATTCTAATTGGAGCTTTTTTCAAGGCTTGCGACTTTGGAGCCGCCCAAGAATTATTTGAGATAGCTTTAAGCCTATGTGGCCATAAGGAATCCTTGTATAGTTTTATGTTCAATGAGCTACTAGCTGGAGGTGAAACATTGAAGGCTAAAGAGCTTTTTGAAGCTGCATTGGATAGATCTTTAGCCttgaaaaattttctttataggGACCTGATTGAAAAACTTTGCAAGGACGGAAAGTTAGATGATGCtagtttcattcttcataAGATGATGGATAAACAGTATAGTTTTGACCCTGCATCATTCATGCCAGTGATTGATGAATTGGGTAAAAGAGGGAGCAAGCATGCAGCTGATGAATTTGCAGAAAGGATGATGGAAATGGCTTCAGAAACAGATTTCAACGAACATGAGAATAAGAATATTCGTGGaagattgaataataatgatgaaagTGATTGGCAAAAGATAGTTCACAG AAACGATGGCAGTGGGATTGCACAGAAAACTCTTAAGCGTGTGTTAAAAGGCTGGGGTCAAGGAAGTATTGCAACTTCCCAGCCACAGAAATTTAGCACACGTGATCACTGGGATGGTGATGCttaa
- the LOC101209082 gene encoding probable galacturonosyltransferase 3 isoform X1 — protein MELLPKRISLTLNLLFIFSVFQVVSLVGLIGVDASNASLTLDGKPTYQCVQCGDGEEQDTGNRISTNEDDKDIDIIAAYSDPSGAFRLGRVKLKDLSASWIWENSLDGNHHQPLSSQSDQLNSRKENKEIMVHSVDDHPPGEGEAEFSRLSSMNPVKLKRQAMRLERRALRAAELIREDKEIDNQMAAAAIERSQNFDTTVKGKYSIWRRDFENPKSDSTLKLMRDQIIMAKAYANIARSKNDTGLYNTLMRHCRESQLAIGEANSDAGLHPSALDRAKAMGHALAMAKDELYDCLTMARKLRAMLQSTEENVNAQKKKSAFLTQLAAKTVPKSLHCLPLQLAGDYFLHGHHLNHNIDREKIENPSLYHYAIFSDNVLATSVVVNSTVLHAKEPEKHVFHIVTDKLNFAAMRMWFLVNSPSKPTIHVQNIDDFKWLNSSYCSVLRQLESARLKEYYFKANHPSSLSVGMDNLKYRNPKYLSMLNHLRFYLPEVYPKLDKILFLDDDIVVQKDLTSLWDIDLKGMVNGAVETCKESFHRFDKYLNFSNPKISENFDPNACGWAFGMNIFDLKEWRKRNMTGIYHYWQDLNEDRTLWKLGSLPPGLITFYNLTYPLDRGWHVLGLGYDPALNVTEIENAAVIHYNGNYKPWLDLAVSKYKSYWSKYVMYGNPYLQLCNISE, from the exons ATGGAACTTCTCCCTAAAAGAATCTCTCTCACCTTGAATCTTCTCTTTATCTTCTCCGTCTTTCAG GTTGTATCACTCGTTGGTCTTATTGGAGTGGATGCATCCAATGCTTCTCTCAC TCTAGATGGGAAGCCTACGTATCAATGTGTTCAATGTGGTGATGGAGAG GAGCAAGATACGGGAAATAGAATCAGCACCAATGAAGATGATAAG GATATCGACATAATTGCAGCCTACAGTGATCCTTCTGGTGCTTTTCGCCTTGGTAGGGTCAAATTGAAGGATTTATCTGCCTCCTGGATATGGGAAAATTCTTTGGATGGAAACCATCACCAGCCTTTGAGTTCCCAG tCAGACCAATTAAATTCCAGGAAGGAGAATAAAGAGATCATGGTGCATTCTGTGGATGACCATCCTCCTGGAGAAGGTGAAGCTGAATTTTCTCGTTTATCATCAATGAATCCAGTGAAGCTGAAACGACAG GCAATGCGACTGGAGAGGAGGGCTCTACGAGCTGCAGAATTGATTCGAGAAGATAAAGAGATAGACAATCAGATGGCAGCTGCTGCTATTGAACggtctcaaaattttgacaCTACAGTGAAGGGAAAGTACAGCATTTGGAGGAGGGATTTCGAAAATCCAAAATCCGATTCCACCTTGAAACTTATGCGGGATCAGATCATAATGGCCAAAGCGTATGCAAATATAGCCAGGTCAAAGAATGATACAGGACTTTACAATACTCTAATGAGACACTGTAGAGAAAGTCAACTTGCCATTGGGGAAGCTAATTCAGATGCTGGGCTTCATCCAAG tgcACTAGATCGAGCAAAAGCAATGGGTCATGCTCTGGCAATGGCCAAAGATGAACTGTATGATTGTCTTACTATGGCGAGAAAGTTGAGAGCCATGCTACAATCAACAGAGGAAAATGTGAAtgcccaaaagaaaaagagtgcATTCTTGACTCAGTTAGCAGCCAAAACAGTCCCTAAATCTTTGCATTGCCTCCCTTTACAGCTAGCAGGAGACTATTTCCTACATGGCCATCATCTTAATCATAATATTGACAgagaaaagattgaaaatcCTTCTCTGTATCACTATGCTATTTTCTCAGATAATGTATTGGCAACCTCCGTTGTAGTCAACTCCACGGTTTTGCATGCTAAGGAACCTGAGAAACACGTTTTCCATATTGTCACAGATAAGCTGAATTTTGCTGCTATGAGAATGTGGTTTCTTGTTAATTCTCCTTCAAAACCGACGATCCATGTTCAAAACATTGATGATTTCAAGTGGTTGAATTCCTCTTACTGCTCTGTTCTCCGACAACTTGAATCTGCAAGACTTAAAGAATACTACTTCAAGGCGAATCATCCTTCTTCCCTCTCCGTTGGCATGGATAATCTGAAGTACAGGAATCCGAAGTATTTGTCCATGCTAAATCATCTTAGATTCTACCTCCCTGAAGTGTATCCCAAGTTGGACAAGATCCTATTTTTGGATGATGATATCGTAGTTCAGAAGGATTTAACGTCCTTGTGGGACATTGATTTGAAAGGTATGGTGAATGGGGCAGTGGAGACCTGTAAAGAAAGCTTTCataggtttgataaatatcTCAACTTCTCAAATCCAAAGATATCGGAGAACTTTGATCCAAATGCATGTGGTTGGGCATTCGGCATGAATATTTTTGACTTGAAGGAATGGAGAAAACGAAACATGACTGGAATTTACCATTACTGGCAAGATCTG AACGAGGACAGAACTCTGTGGAAACTTGGGTCGCTACCACCAGGTTTGATCACTTTTTACAATCTTACTTATCCACTAGACAGAGGGTGGCATGTGCTGGGGCTCGGATACGACCCCGCCCTCAACGTAACGGAAATAGAGAATGCTGCAGTTATCCATTACAATGGAAATTACAAACCTTGGTTAGATTTAGCTGTTTCCAAGTACAAGTCATACTGGTCTAAATATGTGATGTATGGCAACCCTTATCTCCAGCTTTGTAACATCAGTGAATAA
- the LOC101209082 gene encoding probable galacturonosyltransferase 3 isoform X2: MGKFFGWKPSPAFEFPDQLNSRKENKEIMVHSVDDHPPGEGEAEFSRLSSMNPVKLKRQAMRLERRALRAAELIREDKEIDNQMAAAAIERSQNFDTTVKGKYSIWRRDFENPKSDSTLKLMRDQIIMAKAYANIARSKNDTGLYNTLMRHCRESQLAIGEANSDAGLHPSALDRAKAMGHALAMAKDELYDCLTMARKLRAMLQSTEENVNAQKKKSAFLTQLAAKTVPKSLHCLPLQLAGDYFLHGHHLNHNIDREKIENPSLYHYAIFSDNVLATSVVVNSTVLHAKEPEKHVFHIVTDKLNFAAMRMWFLVNSPSKPTIHVQNIDDFKWLNSSYCSVLRQLESARLKEYYFKANHPSSLSVGMDNLKYRNPKYLSMLNHLRFYLPEVYPKLDKILFLDDDIVVQKDLTSLWDIDLKGMVNGAVETCKESFHRFDKYLNFSNPKISENFDPNACGWAFGMNIFDLKEWRKRNMTGIYHYWQDLNEDRTLWKLGSLPPGLITFYNLTYPLDRGWHVLGLGYDPALNVTEIENAAVIHYNGNYKPWLDLAVSKYKSYWSKYVMYGNPYLQLCNISE, from the exons ATGGGAAAATTCTTTGGATGGAAACCATCACCAGCCTTTGAGTTCCCAG ACCAATTAAATTCCAGGAAGGAGAATAAAGAGATCATGGTGCATTCTGTGGATGACCATCCTCCTGGAGAAGGTGAAGCTGAATTTTCTCGTTTATCATCAATGAATCCAGTGAAGCTGAAACGACAG GCAATGCGACTGGAGAGGAGGGCTCTACGAGCTGCAGAATTGATTCGAGAAGATAAAGAGATAGACAATCAGATGGCAGCTGCTGCTATTGAACggtctcaaaattttgacaCTACAGTGAAGGGAAAGTACAGCATTTGGAGGAGGGATTTCGAAAATCCAAAATCCGATTCCACCTTGAAACTTATGCGGGATCAGATCATAATGGCCAAAGCGTATGCAAATATAGCCAGGTCAAAGAATGATACAGGACTTTACAATACTCTAATGAGACACTGTAGAGAAAGTCAACTTGCCATTGGGGAAGCTAATTCAGATGCTGGGCTTCATCCAAG tgcACTAGATCGAGCAAAAGCAATGGGTCATGCTCTGGCAATGGCCAAAGATGAACTGTATGATTGTCTTACTATGGCGAGAAAGTTGAGAGCCATGCTACAATCAACAGAGGAAAATGTGAAtgcccaaaagaaaaagagtgcATTCTTGACTCAGTTAGCAGCCAAAACAGTCCCTAAATCTTTGCATTGCCTCCCTTTACAGCTAGCAGGAGACTATTTCCTACATGGCCATCATCTTAATCATAATATTGACAgagaaaagattgaaaatcCTTCTCTGTATCACTATGCTATTTTCTCAGATAATGTATTGGCAACCTCCGTTGTAGTCAACTCCACGGTTTTGCATGCTAAGGAACCTGAGAAACACGTTTTCCATATTGTCACAGATAAGCTGAATTTTGCTGCTATGAGAATGTGGTTTCTTGTTAATTCTCCTTCAAAACCGACGATCCATGTTCAAAACATTGATGATTTCAAGTGGTTGAATTCCTCTTACTGCTCTGTTCTCCGACAACTTGAATCTGCAAGACTTAAAGAATACTACTTCAAGGCGAATCATCCTTCTTCCCTCTCCGTTGGCATGGATAATCTGAAGTACAGGAATCCGAAGTATTTGTCCATGCTAAATCATCTTAGATTCTACCTCCCTGAAGTGTATCCCAAGTTGGACAAGATCCTATTTTTGGATGATGATATCGTAGTTCAGAAGGATTTAACGTCCTTGTGGGACATTGATTTGAAAGGTATGGTGAATGGGGCAGTGGAGACCTGTAAAGAAAGCTTTCataggtttgataaatatcTCAACTTCTCAAATCCAAAGATATCGGAGAACTTTGATCCAAATGCATGTGGTTGGGCATTCGGCATGAATATTTTTGACTTGAAGGAATGGAGAAAACGAAACATGACTGGAATTTACCATTACTGGCAAGATCTG AACGAGGACAGAACTCTGTGGAAACTTGGGTCGCTACCACCAGGTTTGATCACTTTTTACAATCTTACTTATCCACTAGACAGAGGGTGGCATGTGCTGGGGCTCGGATACGACCCCGCCCTCAACGTAACGGAAATAGAGAATGCTGCAGTTATCCATTACAATGGAAATTACAAACCTTGGTTAGATTTAGCTGTTTCCAAGTACAAGTCATACTGGTCTAAATATGTGATGTATGGCAACCCTTATCTCCAGCTTTGTAACATCAGTGAATAA